The genomic window CTACGGAAAGCGGCTTTCACAGCGGATGGACTCGGTGGTCATGACAGGCTACCAACTCGGTATCGGCGGGGTAGTGTTGGTCGCCATAGGGTGGGGCGCTGGCGGCCAAATTGGTGGCTTTACGTGGCCGGCTGGCTTGCTGCTGGCCTACATGGCGCTTTTGTCAGCGGTGGCCTTTGCACTCTGGGGCGTGCTACTCAAACACAACCGCGTGAGTACGGTGGCTTTGTATAGCTTCCTGGTGCCGGTGTTTGGGGCAGGCCTGTCCGCACTCTTTTTGGGCGAGTCACTTCTGGAGTGGAAGTACCTCGCCGCTTTGGTGCTGGTGAGCCTGGGCATCTACCGCGTTACCCAAGAGGCTTGAACACCGCCATTGAAATCACTCGAGGGTGGCGCCAGACACCTTGACCACGCGCTCCCACACCGGTGCGTCTTTCTTGAACTGAGCGTTGAATTGTTCGGGGCTACTACCCACGGGGATAAAGCCCATCTGCAAGATGCGGTCACGCACATCGGGCAGCGCCAGGATGGCTTGCACCTCTGTGCCTAGGCGGGCCACCACCTCGGGCGGCGTTTTGGCAGGCGCGCTCATGCCCAACCAACCGGTGACCTGAAACACCTCGTCCTTGATGCCTTGCTCGGCCATGGTGCTGACTTTGGGCAGTGCGTCCATGCGCTGGCCACCGGTAACGGCCAGCGCTTTGAGCTTGCCTGAGTCGATATAGGGGCGGGCAGACTGCAAGCTGGCAAAAGCCATCTGGAACTGGCCGCCCACCAAATCTTGCAGCATGGGGGCCTCGCCCTTGTAGGGCACATGGTTCATCTCTGCCTTGAGCTTGTCAGAGAGCCAAGCGCCTGCAAGGTGAGAGTAAGAGCCCATACCCCACGACCCGTAGGCCACCTTGTTTTTGTTTTTCTCAATGTAGGCCAACAACTCGGGTGCGTTAGACACCTGCAGCTGCGGGTTCACCAGCAACACGACCGGGGCTAGGGCGATCTGCGTGATCAGGGCTTGG from Rhodoferax potami includes these protein-coding regions:
- a CDS encoding Bug family tripartite tricarboxylate transporter substrate binding protein, giving the protein MTTPIPRRTLVTALAAATALATLGHAGTAMAQSWPSKPIKLIVPYAAGGATDITARAIGEKLSARLGQSVLVDNRGGAGGVTGTDAALKSPADGHTLLLSLGTTMLINQYLYEKLPYNPQKDQALITQIALAPVVLLVNPQLQVSNAPELLAYIEKNKNKVAYGSWGMGSYSHLAGAWLSDKLKAEMNHVPYKGEAPMLQDLVGGQFQMAFASLQSARPYIDSGKLKALAVTGGQRMDALPKVSTMAEQGIKDEVFQVTGWLGMSAPAKTPPEVVARLGTEVQAILALPDVRDRILQMGFIPVGSSPEQFNAQFKKDAPVWERVVKVSGATLE